DNA sequence from the Prochlorothrix hollandica PCC 9006 = CALU 1027 genome:
TTGGGAAGATCAATGGTATCCACAAAGTAGGGAGCGACACTGAACTTCAGTTCTAAGGGAGGGCCGAAGAACTCGACGGGATAAGCTAGGGTGTTCACGGCAGAGAAGTAAGCAGCCGCAAAGCCCAGCATGGAGAGACCAGCGAGGGAGGCGGACAGCAGACCTTCGGGCGAGAACAGGGAGGCCAGCAAGCGCTGTGCCCAGGGGAAGGGAGCCTGGTTGATGTGCCAGAACCCACCGGCTAGGAGAACAACGGCGATGTAGGCATGACCAGAGGCCAGGTCTTCCAGGTTGTTCACAAAGTAGGGGTTGTGGTCAGGGGTGAACCAGCCGTACTCAAACAGGACGGACAGGATGGTGGCACCGGGGTTGGTAACCACGCGCACTTCACCAATGGTGGAGTCGTAGACCCCATGGAACCGCAGCCAGATGACAAACAGCAGGGCTGCGTAACCTAAGGTGAGGAGGTGGTGACCGAGGATGTTCCCCAGTTTGGCCGCGTCATCCCACTCAAAGTGAAAGTTCTTGGCGAACTCAAAGTCACTTTGGGATAGATCTTCGGGACCTTTGAGGGCGTGATATAACGCACCTGCGCCAAAAACAGCGGAGGCAACGAGGTGAATAACACCAATGACGAAGTAGGGGTATGTGTCAACGACTTGACCGCCACTCCCGATACCCCAGCCTAAGGTTGCTAGGTGGGGAATTAGAATTAAACCCTGCTCACCCATGGATACGTCAGGGTTGTAACGAGCGAGTTCAAATAAGGTGATGCCACCAGCCCAAAAGGTGATCAATGCGTATTGGGCGATGTGGGCGGATAGCCATTTGCCTGACTGTAGGGCAAAGCGGCTGTTACCAGCCCACCAGCCATATTCAGGCGTAGCAGTTGTTGCCATTCCAATGCTCCTTGAGAGGTTTGCACCAAGGCCGTACCTCAGCGTTTCCGTAAACTTATTACAAAAGGCTGAGCTAAACTATGTACGAGTAAAGCAAATTTAAAGGATTGCTCTCATAATCTTAGGGTCTGTTGTTGCCACCCAAAGGGTTCCTAATGAATATGTTTACAAAACTTTGCATTCTTTTAAGGGACAGCAAAGTGATTCATCGGGATGGTTCTAGGTGGGGGTCTTTCCTGGCCTGTATTCCTTGTGGAGAGCAGCTTAGGTCTCTTATTCCTTGGGATTGAGCAGTATAAATACTCAGGCACCTTGGGACTAAAAAAGAGGGATTTAGGATCCCATTCTTAGGAATCCTGACCTTTGGGAGAACAACTTTAGGGTCAGCTTAATACAACTTTATTTTTTATTTTGTTAAGAATCTTAAACTTGCATCCCAGGCTGTCTGCTGGGGGGGATTGTTTCTTAGGGACTGACTGATGGACACAAGTCCCGGAAGCGACGCAAACTCCTAACGAAATTTCAAGGGTTTCAGGAGATCTGCCAGTTAACCAGCCCTAGGCAGCCATGAGAGACGGGTTGCTGGGGGCTAGTGTTTGATGGCTCGCTGTTCGAGGGTTCGCTGCTTTGGGATTCGCTGCTTTGGGATTTGATGCCTTA
Encoded proteins:
- a CDS encoding chlorophyll a/b binding light-harvesting protein → MATTATPEYGWWAGNSRFALQSGKWLSAHIAQYALITFWAGGITLFELARYNPDVSMGEQGLILIPHLATLGWGIGSGGQVVDTYPYFVIGVIHLVASAVFGAGALYHALKGPEDLSQSDFEFAKNFHFEWDDAAKLGNILGHHLLTLGYAALLFVIWLRFHGVYDSTIGEVRVVTNPGATILSVLFEYGWFTPDHNPYFVNNLEDLASGHAYIAVVLLAGGFWHINQAPFPWAQRLLASLFSPEGLLSASLAGLSMLGFAAAYFSAVNTLAYPVEFFGPPLELKFSVAPYFVDTIDLPNGAHTARAWLCNVHFFLAFFVLQGHLWHALRALGFDFKRIPQALGSLSGEA